Genomic segment of Apium graveolens cultivar Ventura chromosome 7, ASM990537v1, whole genome shotgun sequence:
GTAAAGATGATACCCAGTCTGATGCATGGGTTGGAAGAAGGCCCAGTGTGTTGAGCTGCAACAACAAGTGTAATATAAATAAACCACTGAGAtttgattcaaattactgatgtAACAAATATATGAGACAGATATTTTCTTACTTTCCAGACACCAAGTGCTAAAGCGGCCAAATTAAGCGCGATGTAGAGCAGTTTAGGACCAAGGAGATCAACTCTACCATCCTTGTAAGGTTCAAAAACTGCAAAAGAAGGTTCAAAGATAACCTGCTTGAGATGCAGAACTAACATACTGCGTACATGATAACTTAAGGTTAAGGGTATAGAACACAAATGCTAAAACTTGAGTATAAGTATTTACCCAAGACATTTTAAACTAGCAATGTGAAGTTTTaacagacatgtagaaaacatcTAATGCTATTGGATTACAGCATACATACCAATTCTGTTAATCGAATTTTATTATACTACTATTTGTTTAGTTTTAGTGACGACGAGGAATACGGCTGGGATATATGCATTATTTGTAACAACAATGGAGTCAGAGGTGTAAATTTCAAGCCATTAGATAGAAATAGATTTGATAGGCGCTCTAAAACACAGGACATGAATGTGGCTGTGTAGGTTTGTGCAGACTGTGTCACGTTCTCTGTTTTATTAGCACATGATTATAGTGGATAAACTTTTTAAGTACAATTATTTAGTTTGCATCATATACCTAAGTATAAGAACTtcataaaatatattaaattaccCCACTACCTCCACCCAGGAGCCAGGACCATCTTTTATTTCACTAATTCAGCTTATTCTGACAAAATAATCTAAGGCTGACATTGAAGAAACACAACAAAAAGTTCTATAAAGTTAAGTAGCTCGAGTCCCTACCTTTCCCGACCCCTTGAAGAGCACTTATGGGCTGCCAAAGAGCAGAAAATGTGATACCAATGCTGAATAAATGCACTGTGCTTCCAGCCATCCACATCATAAAGCCCATCATTAGCAAATTCTTAGAAGGAGCTTGTGCCACTTCCCATGCTTTCTGCGGAAAACTATAGCTATGAGTTCACTACTAAATG
This window contains:
- the LOC141672919 gene encoding uncharacterized protein LOC141672919, whose translation is MEKGKGVARRWAVDFIDNSTNPSSRDIPDPLGFSRSSHDQDDSTLSKQKKDAEANWKSQKAWEVAQAPSKNLLMMGFMMWMAGSTVHLFSIGITFSALWQPISALQGVGKVFEPYKDGRVDLLGPKLLYIALNLAALALGVWKLNTLGLLPTHASDWVSSLPPAQEVEYSGGGLPLY